The genomic segment TTTAACGAAAAATTCTTGTTTATAATATAATCTGTTTTACTTGACGATATAATATCATAAGCCCACTCAAAAAAATCTTCTCTTAACCATTTACGAATTGGAACTGGAAACCCCAGCTTTTTACGAAATACCACATCAGATGGTAAAATGTCGCTCAAGGCCTTCCTTAAGACGTATTTTGTTGTTCTATGAGTTATTCGATAATAATATGGTATTCTAGATGCCACAGAAAAAACTTTTTTATCTAGATATGGTACCCTTAACTCTAAAGAATGGGCCATTGTCATTTTGTCGGCCTTCGCCAAAATATCTCCGGGAAGCCATGTTTTGATGTCTATAAATTGCATTTTTGTTATATCATCGTATTTTTCTGCTCTATCATAATATACTTTAGTTATTTCTGTCGGCAAACGAGCGCCAACTTCAATCGGATCAAAAAACAGCAATTCTTTTTTTAAATCTTCATTAAAGATATACGCGTTCCCGAAATATCGCTCGCGAAGAGGCTTTGTACCGCGAATTATAAAAGATTTACCTTTTATTCCATCCGGCAATTTATTCGCTGACAAATATAAATAATAACGCAAAAACGATGGAATAAAATTAAATATTTTCAGTGATAGCGGTTCTTTATAAATACCATAACCACCAAACAACTCATCAGCCCCCTCCCCTGATAGTACAACTTTGACGTATTCTTTTGCAAGTCGCGCCACAAAATATAGTCCGAGCGCCGAAGGATCGGCAACTGGCTCATCTTGATAATAAACAGCTTTTGGTATCTCGTTTAGATAATCTTTTGGCGTTACAATTACATTATGATGCGGCATACCAAGGATATTTGCTATATATTTTGCATATGCAATTTCATTTTTTTCGCCATTGCCATAAAATCCCACAGTAAACGTATCTACTACCCTCCCTGTTTCTTTTATTAATGCTACAATTCCAGCCGAATCAATTCCAGAGGATAGAAAAGCCCCGACCGGAACATCGGACTTCAAATGATTCGAAATCGAATCAAGCAAAGCCGATTTAATCTCTTCTACGTAATGATCTATTGGCTTATTGTCGGGATCGAAGACTGGCTCCCAATAAGAACACATGTGTATTCTACCGTTTTTAACGATACCATAACTTCCAGGAGCAAGTTTATAAATTCTTTTAAACATTGTTAATGGATCTGGAACATATTGAAATGTATAATAATTCCACAAAGATTCTAAGCAAATCTCTGTTTTAATTTTTGGGTATTCAATAATACTTTTTATTTCTGAACTAAAAATATATGCATCATCAGTTTCAGCATAATATAATGGTTTAATACCAAAATGATCCCGCGCAAAAAATAATATGTTGTTTTTTTGATCGTACAAAATAAACGAAAACATGCCCCTTAAATAATTTAAAAAATCAAATCCATATTTTTCATACAAATGAACAATAACCTCTCCGTCTGAGTTAGTAGTAAAAATATGATTTTCTTTAATTAAGTTATTTCTAAGTTCTTCGAAATTATAAATTTCCCCGTTAAAAATTAAGAATATTGTTTTATCTTCGTTTGTTAGCGGCTGGCTACCATTTTCTATGTCAATTATAGACAATCGCCGGAATCCCAATCCTATACTCCCATTAATATAAAACCCATCCTCGTCTGGCCCGCGGTGTTCGATTACTTTAGTCATTTTTTTAATAATACTAAATTCAACAGGAGTATCATTTTTCATAACTATCCCCACGATACCGCACATATAAGATCCCACCTTTTTTAACTTTATCTCCGCCGAAATCACCGTCGTACTTACAATAACATATCCGATATATTCATATTAACGCATGTAGAGTATGGATTTGTACACATTAATAACGTAAACAGTAGTGACGTAAGGTAACAGACCTATTTCTAGACAATCTCTTAGGCACCTCTTCCAATTTGTTAATGTCATAGTTGGGTTTTCGAATCTCATAACAGGCGGGCCCACTCAAACATCGGAGG from the Brockia lithotrophica genome contains:
- the asnB gene encoding asparagine synthase (glutamine-hydrolyzing), with the translated sequence MCGIVGIVMKNDTPVEFSIIKKMTKVIEHRGPDEDGFYINGSIGLGFRRLSIIDIENGSQPLTNEDKTIFLIFNGEIYNFEELRNNLIKENHIFTTNSDGEVIVHLYEKYGFDFLNYLRGMFSFILYDQKNNILFFARDHFGIKPLYYAETDDAYIFSSEIKSIIEYPKIKTEICLESLWNYYTFQYVPDPLTMFKRIYKLAPGSYGIVKNGRIHMCSYWEPVFDPDNKPIDHYVEEIKSALLDSISNHLKSDVPVGAFLSSGIDSAGIVALIKETGRVVDTFTVGFYGNGEKNEIAYAKYIANILGMPHHNVIVTPKDYLNEIPKAVYYQDEPVADPSALGLYFVARLAKEYVKVVLSGEGADELFGGYGIYKEPLSLKIFNFIPSFLRYYLYLSANKLPDGIKGKSFIIRGTKPLRERYFGNAYIFNEDLKKELLFFDPIEVGARLPTEITKVYYDRAEKYDDITKMQFIDIKTWLPGDILAKADKMTMAHSLELRVPYLDKKVFSVASRIPYYYRITHRTTKYVLRKALSDILPSDVVFRKKLGFPVPIRKWLREDFFEWAYDIISSSKTDYIINKNFSLNLLMEHKYGVKDNSRKIWTILIFMIWHSIFIEKNILK